In one Acidobacteriota bacterium genomic region, the following are encoded:
- a CDS encoding UpxY family transcription antiterminator → MAEPHDPLSGTPPAPPGGDAVPAPRWYALYTRSRFEKKMLAALAERGIEVFLPMREVLSRWKDRRKKVWLPLFPGYLFVRHADTPENRHRVLKLPGAVRFVGFEGRAEPVPDQQIVAVRRFLEASVAADPYPYVRVGTRVEVTAGPLEGVVGILVEKRGRLRFVLQVDLIRQAVAVDINAADVRPL, encoded by the coding sequence ATGGCCGAACCGCATGACCCGTTATCCGGCACCCCGCCCGCGCCGCCCGGGGGGGATGCCGTGCCGGCGCCCCGCTGGTACGCCCTTTATACCCGGAGCCGTTTCGAAAAGAAGATGCTGGCCGCCCTGGCGGAGCGGGGGATCGAGGTCTTTCTGCCGATGCGCGAAGTCCTCAGCCGGTGGAAGGACCGCAGGAAAAAGGTCTGGCTCCCCCTTTTTCCGGGCTACCTGTTCGTCCGCCACGCCGACACCCCGGAGAACCGCCACCGCGTCCTGAAGCTCCCGGGCGCGGTGCGTTTCGTGGGGTTCGAGGGGCGCGCCGAGCCGGTTCCCGACCAGCAGATCGTCGCCGTCCGCCGTTTCCTGGAGGCCAGCGTCGCCGCCGACCCCTACCCCTACGTGAGGGTGGGGACGCGGGTGGAAGTCACGGCCGGTCCGCTCGAGGGCGTCGTCGGCATCCTGGTCGAGAAGCGGGGGCGCCTCCGGTTCGTGCTCCAGGTGGACCTGATCCGCCAGGCCGTCGCCGTCGACATAAACGCTGCCGACGTCCGGCCGCTCTAG
- a CDS encoding molybdopterin-dependent oxidoreductase, whose product MEYRPWTWKVPENYRETQPSIRRQDAWEKVSGRAAYTRDITLPGMLYAKILTSPYAHARITRIDCARARALPGVRDVLQFTDPDIAHDSATGAWYEISGNYDILTLPGTADFFQHPMGVAITADSEEVCDRALRLVEIEWEEIPFVLDMEASVRPDAPKIMADVRRTGAHAREPNTILAESFTLGDPDRGFASADGVIEYKVTREMNAPVGAEPAVCIAQWRGEFVDLWVHHHDIPHWFLVNPSDARERPVPPLAEWSKITATLPYQGCMFGGFAWLAYSACFTRLAVILARRAAGRPVKLLYDESAHYCLGDDGGTYSCKVGAKKDGTIASAAWHVVGPRNALAEKTYEGTAIPNLRATCEWGLVNRGHQMCFRHGANSCVPHGVMFDRVAAEFGLDPTEVALRNDGCRGRGRDWVTRYQRENGFPERWSLREVIEKGKAAIDWDRKWHPPGARKLPDGKMHGMGFMQVLEWTWQAPASAMSWACLMLRNGIVAIVGVRSDIGSDTESGARHVVASELGLKYEDTVIQERRSDNSSFYMWQPGGSFSTAYINTQLVMAARELKRKILEYAVRPTPAYNSSHFFKTAGPPAFPGLRPEELDVRDSFVFEKARPENRKTVREVADIFWDADPALSHPVVGTVAGLTADGSPDPTMYVMGRQAHFIEAGVDTDTGMVDITRIVCVNDVGHLFNPRGAQAQQYGGAVMGLGRSATEEQIWCPRTGVGLNFDLVQYHIGTMNDYPPAECHVTESHLGYAAFGAFGVGENVGAAMSGITASAIYNATGKWVTDYPTTPDRVLRALGRI is encoded by the coding sequence ATGGAATACAGGCCGTGGACATGGAAGGTGCCGGAGAACTACCGCGAGACGCAGCCGTCCATCCGCCGGCAGGACGCCTGGGAGAAGGTGAGCGGGAGGGCGGCCTACACCCGCGACATCACGCTGCCGGGAATGCTGTACGCCAAGATCCTGACCTCCCCATACGCCCACGCGCGGATCACGCGCATCGACTGCGCGCGCGCCCGGGCGCTCCCGGGGGTCCGGGACGTGCTCCAATTCACGGACCCGGACATCGCCCATGACAGCGCCACCGGGGCCTGGTACGAAATCTCGGGCAACTACGACATCCTGACCCTCCCCGGCACGGCCGACTTCTTCCAGCACCCCATGGGGGTCGCGATCACGGCCGACAGCGAGGAGGTCTGCGACCGCGCCCTGCGCCTCGTCGAGATCGAATGGGAGGAGATCCCCTTCGTCCTGGACATGGAGGCGTCGGTCCGCCCGGACGCGCCCAAGATCATGGCCGACGTCCGGCGCACCGGCGCCCATGCCCGCGAACCCAATACCATCCTGGCGGAGAGTTTCACCCTCGGGGATCCGGACCGGGGATTCGCCTCGGCGGACGGAGTGATCGAATACAAGGTCACCCGGGAAATGAACGCGCCGGTGGGAGCCGAACCCGCGGTATGCATCGCCCAGTGGCGGGGGGAATTCGTCGACCTCTGGGTCCACCACCACGACATCCCGCACTGGTTCCTCGTCAACCCATCCGACGCCCGGGAGCGACCGGTCCCCCCCCTCGCCGAGTGGTCCAAAATCACGGCCACCCTCCCCTACCAGGGGTGCATGTTCGGCGGCTTCGCCTGGCTCGCCTACTCCGCCTGCTTCACCCGGCTGGCCGTCATCCTCGCCCGCCGGGCCGCGGGGAGACCCGTCAAGCTCCTGTACGACGAGAGCGCCCATTACTGCCTGGGGGACGACGGCGGCACCTACAGCTGCAAGGTCGGCGCGAAAAAGGACGGGACCATCGCCTCCGCCGCCTGGCACGTCGTCGGCCCGCGCAACGCCCTGGCCGAGAAGACCTACGAGGGGACGGCGATCCCCAATCTGCGGGCCACCTGCGAGTGGGGGCTCGTCAACCGGGGGCACCAGATGTGCTTCCGCCACGGGGCCAACAGCTGCGTTCCTCATGGGGTCATGTTCGACCGGGTGGCCGCGGAGTTCGGGCTCGACCCCACGGAGGTGGCGCTGCGCAACGACGGCTGCCGGGGTCGCGGCCGGGACTGGGTCACGCGCTACCAGAGGGAGAACGGCTTCCCCGAACGCTGGAGCCTGCGCGAGGTGATCGAGAAGGGGAAAGCGGCCATCGACTGGGACCGGAAATGGCACCCGCCGGGAGCGCGAAAGCTCCCGGACGGGAAAATGCACGGGATGGGCTTCATGCAGGTGCTCGAATGGACCTGGCAGGCGCCCGCGAGCGCGATGTCCTGGGCCTGCCTGATGCTGCGCAACGGCATCGTGGCCATCGTGGGGGTCCGCAGCGACATCGGCTCCGACACCGAATCGGGCGCCCGGCACGTCGTCGCCTCGGAACTGGGGCTGAAATACGAGGACACCGTGATCCAGGAGCGCCGCTCGGACAACTCGAGCTTCTACATGTGGCAGCCGGGCGGTTCCTTTTCCACCGCCTATATCAACACCCAGCTGGTGATGGCCGCCCGCGAGCTGAAGCGGAAGATCCTCGAGTACGCCGTGAGGCCCACCCCCGCGTACAACTCGAGCCACTTCTTCAAGACCGCCGGGCCCCCGGCGTTCCCCGGCCTCCGCCCGGAAGAGCTCGACGTCCGCGACAGCTTCGTTTTTGAAAAAGCCCGCCCGGAAAACAGGAAGACGGTGCGCGAGGTGGCCGACATCTTCTGGGACGCCGACCCCGCCCTGTCGCATCCCGTGGTCGGAACCGTCGCCGGCCTGACCGCCGACGGCAGCCCCGATCCGACGATGTACGTCATGGGGCGCCAGGCGCATTTCATCGAGGCCGGGGTCGACACCGACACCGGGATGGTCGACATCACGCGCATCGTCTGCGTCAACGACGTGGGCCACCTGTTCAACCCGCGCGGGGCGCAGGCCCAGCAGTACGGCGGCGCCGTGATGGGGCTCGGCCGGAGCGCCACGGAGGAGCAGATCTGGTGCCCGCGCACCGGGGTGGGGCTGAACTTCGACCTGGTCCAGTACCACATCGGGACGATGAACGACTACCCGCCGGCCGAGTGCCATGTCACCGAAAGCCACCTGGGATACGCCGCCTTCGGCGCCTTCGGGGTGGGGGAAAACGTGGGGGCGGCCATGTCGGGAATCACGGCCTCGGCCATCTACAACGCCACGGGGAAATGGGTGACGGACTATCCCACCACCCCCGACCGGGTCCTCCGGGCGCTCGGCAGGATCTGA
- a CDS encoding FAD-dependent oxidoreductase, translated as MEIYGEYDVVIAGGGTSGVAAAIASARAGARTLLIERLGALGGQMNVSGPPGFAYAYMFNPRREQIIAGIMEETHRRLLEAGHALPHTTPDFRVGYSFALVDPDYWGLLVFQMMAENNVELLLHSLVVDAVMEGDAIRGVIVENPSGRQTVLGKVVIDCTGEGELAARAGAPCDQVPKEELEPHTVSFTVDGVDWDKVLGYVKENAAYEFNAMTHPYLGWTEEEIVERIRRVEDVREITNFMGYYTLRDRAVAAGEYHPYSGVGFFIMPRDNGVLQAHFQHSSQVGNADPTDVRDLTRCEIECRAQIRMALGFIKRYMPGFENSYLTRVCPELRIRESRRIVGDYVLCKRDVAEARKFPDVIGKSSFASGAKHVATADTISYEGIVYPKDGGSYDIPYRCLVPRKVENLLVAGKAISTDRASYARFLQLTMVTGQAAGVAAALAARQGITPRRLEADVTELQRVLQQQGAILFGTH; from the coding sequence ATGGAAATATACGGTGAATACGATGTCGTCATAGCCGGCGGGGGCACCTCGGGGGTAGCGGCCGCCATCGCGTCCGCGCGCGCCGGCGCGCGCACCCTCCTCATCGAGCGCCTCGGCGCCCTCGGGGGGCAGATGAACGTGTCCGGGCCGCCGGGGTTCGCCTACGCCTACATGTTCAACCCGCGCCGGGAGCAGATCATCGCCGGGATCATGGAGGAAACCCACCGGCGGCTGCTCGAGGCGGGGCACGCCCTGCCCCACACCACCCCCGATTTCCGCGTCGGCTACAGCTTCGCCCTGGTGGACCCCGATTACTGGGGGCTCCTCGTCTTCCAGATGATGGCGGAAAACAACGTCGAACTGCTGCTCCATTCCCTGGTCGTGGACGCGGTCATGGAAGGGGACGCGATCCGCGGGGTGATCGTGGAAAACCCCTCCGGCCGGCAGACCGTGCTCGGCAAGGTCGTCATCGACTGCACCGGGGAGGGGGAGCTGGCCGCGCGCGCCGGGGCTCCCTGCGACCAGGTCCCGAAGGAGGAACTGGAGCCGCACACGGTCTCCTTCACCGTCGACGGGGTCGACTGGGACAAGGTGCTGGGCTACGTCAAGGAGAACGCGGCCTACGAGTTCAACGCCATGACCCATCCCTACCTCGGCTGGACCGAAGAGGAGATCGTCGAGAGGATCCGGCGGGTCGAGGACGTGAGGGAAATCACCAATTTCATGGGGTATTACACCCTGCGGGATCGCGCGGTGGCCGCCGGGGAGTACCACCCCTACAGCGGCGTCGGCTTCTTCATCATGCCGCGCGACAACGGGGTCCTGCAGGCGCACTTCCAGCATTCCTCGCAGGTGGGCAACGCCGACCCCACCGACGTCCGCGACCTGACCCGCTGCGAAATCGAGTGCCGGGCGCAGATCCGGATGGCCCTGGGCTTCATCAAGCGCTACATGCCGGGGTTCGAGAACTCCTACCTGACGCGCGTCTGCCCGGAGCTGAGGATCCGGGAGAGCCGGCGGATCGTGGGGGACTATGTCCTGTGCAAGCGGGACGTGGCCGAGGCGCGCAAATTCCCCGACGTGATCGGGAAGAGTTCCTTCGCCAGCGGGGCCAAGCACGTGGCCACGGCCGACACCATCTCCTACGAGGGGATCGTCTACCCGAAGGACGGCGGCTCCTACGACATTCCCTACCGCTGTCTGGTCCCCCGGAAGGTCGAGAACCTGCTGGTGGCGGGAAAGGCGATCTCGACCGACCGCGCCTCCTATGCGCGCTTCCTGCAGCTGACCATGGTCACGGGCCAGGCCGCCGGCGTCGCCGCCGCCCTCGCGGCCCGGCAGGGGATCACTCCCAGGCGGCTCGAGGCGGACGTCACGGAACTCCAGCGGGTCCTCCAGCAGCAGGGGGCGATCCTGTTCGGGACCCACTAG
- a CDS encoding M1 family metallopeptidase — protein MHLPKRFHRYGPLPALIVCSALFAVGIPAQEAAPTNGRALYEALKAFDLQGKAAVSGLTLKKDRAEMVFNGDFYFAAPVNGRVTGAVFIGSGSFKAPAPDISYEKEAMVRFIDTDTAESDFRTAVLRFSDDTFEQIGKGMEPGAAVPDDARKLAAELGPRLLKETGANVSARLMVSLANAESPGVFLGQFDKGSRGRFTYLVDPQTRLPGSAFGINGGEKVLLFAYAPYVYTNDMWIATYSEENFARNQASYSDSFDLVAPLHYDMEIDVRDARKILRTRMRIDFQSLVDGLQAVPMDVNEGLTEFDNVRLKEAMRVTSARHGGKDIPCIQEDWESGLTILLPKAMKKGEAFSVEVALEGDFIDNQDKFLNCYYPQDNNGWYPKHGYLKRSTFNALFRHDKNDRVASIGKLVREGTWPDSGDGLTEFRMDTPVSFISFAAGKLVRHTDHRKLQFGEIDLDFYSVPASVSNVKEEFILAEMGNVLNYFSEYFGAYPYPSFKATIHPFNFGQGFPTMLMIPRADEANYAVFSFIAHETAHQWWGNIVAWRSYRDQWLSEGFAEYSGMLYTGFRDSMKNQRELIDDARYVLPFPPKTDRGVGKEKLAEIGPLILGQRLSTRNTMNVYSDLIYNKGAMVLRMLHFLLSDPNTGSGQPFFDMMSDFVKQYQNRAATTEDFMRVAGAHFANAPIGKMFGLKDLGWFFQQWVYEAKLPNYRMEYRIEQGDNGSAVVTGTIFQENAGPNWFMPLPVVFKFPGDQMGRAAVYANGPETAFKIPLPMKPSSVALDPDLWILSEKTSTKKK, from the coding sequence ATGCATCTGCCGAAACGGTTTCACCGCTATGGTCCCCTTCCCGCCCTGATCGTGTGCTCGGCGCTCTTCGCCGTCGGGATCCCGGCGCAGGAAGCCGCCCCGACGAACGGCCGCGCCCTCTACGAGGCCCTGAAGGCGTTCGATCTCCAGGGGAAGGCGGCGGTGAGCGGCCTCACGCTCAAAAAAGACCGCGCCGAAATGGTCTTCAACGGGGACTTCTATTTCGCCGCCCCGGTCAACGGCCGGGTTACGGGTGCGGTCTTCATCGGCAGCGGGAGTTTCAAGGCGCCCGCGCCCGACATCTCCTATGAAAAAGAGGCCATGGTGCGCTTCATCGACACCGACACGGCCGAGAGCGATTTCCGCACCGCCGTGCTGCGCTTCAGCGACGACACCTTCGAGCAGATCGGGAAGGGGATGGAGCCGGGAGCCGCGGTGCCGGACGACGCCCGGAAGCTGGCGGCCGAGCTCGGGCCGAGGCTGCTCAAGGAAACGGGGGCCAACGTCTCCGCGCGCCTCATGGTTTCCCTGGCCAACGCCGAATCCCCCGGCGTTTTCCTGGGGCAGTTCGACAAGGGGAGCCGCGGGCGGTTCACCTATCTCGTCGACCCGCAGACGCGCCTTCCCGGCTCGGCCTTCGGCATCAACGGGGGGGAAAAAGTGCTCCTGTTCGCCTACGCCCCCTACGTCTACACCAACGACATGTGGATCGCCACCTACTCGGAGGAGAATTTCGCCCGGAACCAGGCCAGCTATTCCGACAGCTTCGACCTGGTCGCCCCGCTCCATTACGACATGGAGATCGATGTGCGCGACGCGCGCAAGATCCTGCGCACCAGGATGCGGATCGATTTCCAGTCGCTGGTCGACGGGCTGCAGGCGGTCCCGATGGACGTCAACGAGGGCCTGACGGAGTTCGACAACGTCCGGCTGAAGGAGGCGATGCGGGTAACGTCGGCCCGCCACGGGGGGAAGGACATCCCCTGTATCCAGGAGGACTGGGAATCGGGACTGACGATCCTTCTGCCGAAGGCGATGAAGAAGGGGGAGGCCTTCAGCGTGGAGGTGGCGCTCGAGGGCGACTTCATCGACAACCAGGACAAGTTTCTGAACTGCTACTACCCCCAGGACAACAACGGCTGGTACCCGAAGCACGGCTACCTCAAGCGCTCCACCTTCAATGCCCTGTTCCGCCACGACAAGAACGACCGCGTGGCCAGCATCGGCAAGCTGGTCCGCGAAGGCACCTGGCCCGATTCCGGTGACGGCCTGACCGAATTCCGGATGGACACCCCGGTTTCCTTCATCTCCTTCGCGGCCGGAAAGCTCGTCCGCCACACCGATCACCGCAAGCTGCAGTTCGGGGAGATCGATCTCGACTTCTATTCGGTCCCGGCCTCGGTCAGCAACGTCAAGGAGGAATTCATCCTCGCCGAGATGGGGAACGTCCTGAACTATTTCAGCGAGTACTTCGGGGCGTACCCGTACCCCTCCTTCAAGGCGACCATCCACCCCTTCAACTTCGGACAGGGGTTCCCCACCATGCTGATGATCCCCAGGGCGGACGAGGCCAACTACGCGGTCTTTTCCTTCATCGCGCATGAAACCGCGCACCAGTGGTGGGGCAACATCGTCGCCTGGCGGTCGTACCGCGACCAGTGGCTGAGCGAGGGTTTCGCCGAATACTCCGGCATGCTCTACACCGGGTTCCGCGACAGCATGAAAAACCAGAGGGAGTTGATCGACGACGCCCGCTACGTGCTCCCCTTCCCCCCGAAAACCGACCGGGGGGTCGGCAAGGAGAAGCTGGCGGAAATCGGGCCCCTCATCCTGGGGCAGCGCCTGAGCACCCGGAACACGATGAACGTCTACAGCGACCTGATCTACAACAAGGGGGCGATGGTGCTGCGCATGCTCCACTTCCTGCTCTCGGACCCCAACACCGGGTCGGGCCAGCCGTTCTTCGACATGATGTCCGATTTCGTCAAGCAGTACCAGAACCGGGCGGCCACCACCGAGGACTTCATGCGCGTCGCGGGCGCGCATTTCGCCAACGCTCCGATCGGGAAGATGTTCGGGTTGAAGGATCTCGGCTGGTTCTTCCAGCAGTGGGTGTACGAGGCGAAACTGCCCAATTACCGGATGGAATACAGGATCGAGCAGGGAGACAACGGCTCCGCCGTGGTCACCGGGACCATTTTCCAGGAGAACGCCGGACCCAACTGGTTCATGCCGCTCCCCGTCGTCTTCAAATTCCCGGGGGACCAGATGGGGCGCGCGGCGGTCTATGCCAACGGGCCGGAAACCGCGTTCAAGATCCCCCTGCCGATGAAACCCTCCTCGGTCGCGCTGGACCCCGACCTGTGGATCCTGTCGGAAAAAACCAGCACCAAGAAAAAGTAG
- the hrpB gene encoding ATP-dependent helicase HrpB gives METPSEPLPIDPRLPDIAAALASAGALVLTAPPGAGKTTRIPPFLYREGFAAAGEILVLEPRRLAARMGALRVARELGEKPGETAGYAIRFETVGGPRTRIRFLTEAILVRRMTEDRGLEGVSLVILDEFHERSLATDLALAFLRRLRRRAGRPKILVMSATMDPRPVAEFLDGAPVISLAETRYDLDIAYDETIDRRPLEERVAGAVLGLFRSGLEGDILVFLPGAAEIRRAGEALRPAAGRLGFRIQPLHGDLPAGEQTRALQPGEGPRVILSTNVAETSITIPGIGAVVDSGLARVSTHSAWSGRPRLATARIGKFSAAQRAGRAGRTRSGRVRRLYTRHDWSTRPDADPPEISRADLSETLLVLHGSGVRDTGAFPWLEPPPPAALEAARTLLGRLGAIDAAGRITADGRRMLRFPVHPRIARMMVEGEAQGVAEDAALLAALLGERDIRLDARARFGAPGAARRGAASGLSDLLDLADLFREAESARFDPERIRALDLDPRAVGAVRLSHRQLARISSLAPAPPRPPLTPGEREEALLVALLRAFPDRVARRRRPHSHELLLASGGGARLSDRSVVRERPFLVAVDIEDRPDPSAPAAALPIVRLASSVEIEWLAALFPDALVDKTERVWNAAAGRVDEVRRTMYERIALEESIRPAPPSEEASRLLATAAADRGIGLFPDHASVPGLEVRAALLARHFPDSGFPPLGAEAVAAAVERLCRDRRSLAELASASLVAALVEPLSGRQRALLERETPERIGLARGRSARIHYEPGRPPWIASRIQDFFGMTAAPAICAGREALTVHLLAPSGRAVQVTQDLAGFWKNHYPAIRRELGRRYPKHPWPERPA, from the coding sequence ATGGAAACGCCGTCGGAACCGCTCCCCATCGACCCCCGCCTCCCGGACATCGCTGCGGCCCTCGCGTCCGCGGGGGCCCTGGTGCTGACGGCGCCCCCGGGGGCGGGAAAAACGACGCGGATCCCGCCTTTCCTCTACCGGGAAGGGTTCGCCGCCGCGGGCGAAATCCTGGTCCTGGAGCCGCGCCGGCTGGCGGCCCGCATGGGAGCGCTGCGGGTCGCCCGGGAACTCGGGGAAAAGCCGGGGGAAACCGCGGGCTACGCGATCCGGTTCGAGACCGTCGGCGGCCCGCGCACCAGGATCCGCTTCCTGACCGAGGCGATCCTGGTGCGGCGCATGACGGAGGATCGCGGCCTCGAGGGGGTTTCGCTCGTCATCCTGGACGAGTTCCACGAGAGGAGCCTCGCGACCGACCTCGCGCTCGCCTTTCTCCGCCGGCTGAGGCGGCGCGCCGGGCGCCCGAAGATCCTCGTCATGTCGGCGACCATGGACCCCCGACCGGTCGCGGAGTTTCTGGACGGCGCCCCCGTCATTTCGCTCGCGGAGACGCGCTACGACCTCGACATCGCCTACGATGAGACGATCGACCGCCGGCCGCTCGAGGAGAGGGTGGCCGGCGCGGTCCTGGGCCTCTTCCGCTCCGGCCTGGAGGGCGACATCCTGGTCTTCCTCCCCGGCGCCGCCGAAATCCGCCGCGCCGGGGAGGCGCTCCGCCCGGCCGCCGGCCGCCTCGGATTCCGGATCCAGCCCCTGCACGGGGACCTCCCGGCAGGGGAGCAGACACGGGCGCTCCAGCCGGGGGAGGGACCCAGGGTGATTCTGTCCACCAACGTGGCCGAGACATCGATCACCATTCCCGGCATCGGCGCCGTCGTCGACAGCGGGCTCGCCCGTGTCTCCACCCATTCCGCCTGGAGCGGCCGGCCCAGGCTCGCCACCGCCAGGATCGGCAAATTCAGCGCCGCGCAGCGCGCGGGACGCGCGGGACGGACGCGCTCCGGACGGGTCCGCCGCCTTTATACCCGGCACGATTGGAGTACGCGCCCCGATGCGGACCCCCCCGAAATAAGCCGCGCCGATCTCTCGGAAACCCTCCTCGTGCTCCATGGCTCCGGGGTCCGCGACACCGGCGCCTTCCCCTGGCTGGAGCCCCCGCCCCCGGCGGCGCTCGAGGCCGCGCGCACGCTCCTCGGCCGGCTGGGTGCGATCGACGCGGCCGGCCGCATCACCGCCGACGGGCGGCGGATGCTCCGGTTCCCGGTCCACCCCAGGATTGCCCGGATGATGGTGGAGGGGGAAGCGCAGGGGGTGGCCGAAGACGCGGCGCTGCTCGCCGCCCTCCTCGGGGAAAGGGACATCCGCCTCGACGCCCGCGCCCGCTTCGGCGCCCCGGGCGCGGCGCGCAGGGGCGCCGCCTCGGGCCTGTCCGACCTCCTGGACCTGGCGGACCTGTTCCGCGAGGCGGAGTCGGCCCGTTTTGACCCGGAACGGATCCGGGCGCTCGACCTGGACCCGCGCGCCGTCGGCGCCGTCCGGCTCTCCCACCGGCAGCTCGCGAGGATCTCTTCCCTCGCCCCGGCGCCCCCCCGCCCTCCTCTCACCCCCGGCGAGCGGGAGGAGGCGCTTCTGGTCGCCCTGCTCCGCGCCTTTCCCGACCGGGTGGCCCGGCGGCGGCGCCCCCACTCGCACGAACTCCTGCTGGCCTCGGGAGGAGGGGCGCGGCTGTCGGACCGGAGCGTGGTGCGCGAGCGGCCGTTCCTGGTCGCGGTGGATATCGAGGACCGCCCCGACCCCTCCGCCCCCGCAGCGGCGCTCCCCATCGTCCGGCTGGCCTCCTCCGTCGAGATCGAATGGCTGGCCGCGCTCTTCCCCGATGCGCTGGTCGATAAGACCGAACGGGTGTGGAACGCCGCCGCGGGGAGGGTGGACGAGGTCCGGAGAACGATGTACGAGCGGATCGCCCTCGAGGAGTCGATCCGGCCCGCCCCCCCGTCGGAGGAGGCTTCGCGCCTGCTCGCCACGGCCGCCGCGGATCGCGGCATCGGGCTCTTTCCCGATCACGCCTCGGTCCCCGGGCTCGAGGTCCGCGCGGCGCTCCTGGCCCGCCACTTCCCCGACAGCGGGTTCCCCCCGCTCGGCGCCGAAGCCGTCGCCGCCGCCGTAGAGCGCCTCTGCCGCGACCGCCGCAGCCTCGCCGAACTCGCCTCCGCCAGCCTCGTCGCCGCGCTCGTCGAGCCGCTCTCCGGACGCCAACGCGCCCTGCTCGAGCGGGAAACGCCCGAACGGATCGGGCTCGCGCGGGGGCGCTCGGCGCGGATTCATTACGAACCGGGGCGCCCCCCCTGGATCGCATCGCGCATTCAGGATTTCTTCGGCATGACGGCGGCGCCGGCGATCTGCGCCGGGCGGGAGGCCCTGACGGTGCACCTGCTGGCCCCAAGCGGGCGGGCGGTCCAGGTCACGCAGGACCTGGCCGGTTTCTGGAAAAACCACTATCCCGCCATCCGCCGGGAACTGGGCCGGCGCTACCCGAAACACCCCTGGCCGGAACGGCCCGCGTGA